One Siniperca chuatsi isolate FFG_IHB_CAS linkage group LG3, ASM2008510v1, whole genome shotgun sequence genomic region harbors:
- the sh3d19 gene encoding SH3 domain-containing protein 19 isoform X2: MAEARREEEGEGERRELRDVRNRSQTTDHPERTKPDHLHSSQGPLSSIRAAIKRTRTNAQSHHPRERRRPEITIVSAEPLASNNWFSGTSEIFPPPPQSGWSAGIQAVTQPPPSYEQVIEEKTQEEHIVKPTAAPRRTTCTTTSATQTDPVREDPSQTAPQSAGKRPAGKKPQKPPRPSLPKSVERKQAAETVAPTDEKVGTNTTVSTNTEDQSDSKSDVKQPNQADSTHTCTRSVTVHWDIPTKHLSATAAETIPSSSDSELGQRPVPLPRTKSRKQATTEEVKVQTLVKLSENCDSAQSDPEDVSSNKYLKELLEVFSADNECEEDGDTVNQSDEALQGEDADKMNTNHSQSNIQARIRAFESSAKEGNVVEPAKPEPRPRKPTDRPPVAAKPFVPLKPQFNHSIDDGNQNVSSTNIPQNPTLAPRPQPLKKPVGSVKEELETLLNQTAIPNRSRPSVLTRANSIYEEASPVLPTPPVRPFKEPLKPNLNINNHNSTSMFGENEYGGSPSNHIPVKPQHNVDSNGGSFNRQSLTRRPTTIRIPSRTGSLSDNFQDSPPPLPPQKPIGYLNTPVNHKQNLTPILNFQESFQFGPEPSLPPRRLTTSKTLPPRPPPAKTGPGRPPPPSLQASGRSHSESWEASPKPQAQKPHRKGPVLPPRPSPGHRLYNNYTLQLPHAIAAFDYNGNNTGELSFQKNEVLLLLEEIDHNTFECQVGDTRGRVHMSRMKIITPLASVSNMSPPQGAGPAGSGGDGYGFNVQAIHDFIPEGPGELGLRAGDVVTMVEQVDSEWYRGSCSGSTGFFPINYVKVLSNSPKPLPERKAKPPPATVSGPRCVARFDFEGEHSDELSFSEGDVIQLQEFIGQDWARGQIGVFTGVFPLNFVEVIEDLPPPPSQQHQSTRISLPGMATSPSTHPQVAKPAQTPQSSVEWAVALYDFAGKSDNDLSFQQGDCILITQHIDAEWSCGQLNGREGMFPRAFVESSTGQQSSDNQQNVAAAGGGRARALFDFTSDCEEELSLKVGDIITSLESVDEEWFLGDLRGKRALVPKNYVQVLG; encoded by the exons ATCATCCTGAAAGAACCAAGCCAGATCACTTACATTCTAG CCAAGGACCTCTGTCTTCTATACGAGCTGCTATCAAACGAA CAAGGACAAACGCTCAGAGTCACCATCCCAGAGAGAgaag GCGACCAGAGATCACCATCGTCTCAGCAGAACCTCTGGCCAGTAACAACTGGTTCTCAGGAACCTCTGAgattttccctcctcctcctcagtcagGCTGGTCTGCAGGGATCCAGGCTGTTACACAG CCCCCACCATCCTATGAGCAGGTGATTGAAGAGAAGACCCAGGAAGAGCACATTGTCAAGCCCACTGCAGCCCCCCGCCGGACCACCTGCACCACCACAAGTGCCACACAGACAGACCCTGTGAGGGAAGACCCCTCGCAGACTGCTCCACAGTCAGCAGGGAAAAGACCTGCTG GTAAAAAGCCACAAAAACCACCAAGACCATCGCTGCCGAAATCAGTGGAAAGAAAACAGGCCGCTGAAACTGTTGCACCCACTGACGAGAAGGTTGGAACAAATACTACAGTATCCACAAACACTGAGGACCAAAGTGACTCAAAGTCAGATGTAAAGCAACCCAACCAAGCAGATTCCACTCACACATGCACCAGATCTGTCACTGTACACTGGGATATTCCTACAAAACATCTttctgccactgctgctgaaaCTATTCCCTCTTCTTCAGACTCAGAACTCGGTCAACGCCCCGTTCCACTTCCTCGTACAAAATCCCGAAAGCAGGCAACTACAGAAGAGGTTAAAGTTCAGACTTTGGTCAAGCTCAGTGAAAATTGTGACAGCGCTCAATCTGATCCAGAGGACGTCTcctcaaataaatatttaaaggaGTTATTGGAGGTCTTTAGTGCAGATAACGAGTGTGAGGAGGACGGTGACACCGTTAACCAATCGGACGAGGCCTTACAAGGTGAAGATGCTGACAAGATGAACACCAACCACAGTCAAAGCAATATCCAGGCCAGGATCCGGGCCTTTGAGAGTAGCGCCAAGGAGGGAAATGTGGTTGAACCAGCCAAACCAGAACCTCGACCTAGGAAGCCGACCGACAGACCTCCAGTTGCTGCTAAACCTTTTGTACCTCTTAAACCTCAGTTTAATCACAGTATAGATGATGGCAATCAAAATGTCTCATCTACAAACATCCCTCAAAACCCTACACTAGCCCCTAGACCTCAGCCCCTGAAGAAACCTGTGGGATCTGTAAAAGAGGAACTAGAGACTTTACTCAACCAGACGGCCATCCCAAACAGATCACGTCCTTCTGTACTGACAAGAGCCAACAGCATCTATGAAGAAGCGTCACCAGTTCTTCCTACACCTCCAGTGAGGCCTTTTAAGGAACCTCTGAAACCCAACCTTAATATAAACAACCACAACTCAACCTCCATGTTCGGAGAGAATGAGTATGGGGGCAGTCCATCAA ATCACATCCCGGTCAAGCCTCAGCATAATGTGGACAGCAATGGAGGCTCTTTCAACAGACAAAGTCTAACACGGAGACCAACCACCATCAGGATCCCCAGCAGAACTGGTTCAT TGTCAGATAATTTTCAGGACAGTCCCCCTCCTCTGCCACCTCAGAAGCCCATAGGCTACCTAAACACCCCAGTGAACCACAAACAAAACCTGACGCCCATCCTCAACTTCCAG GAGTCTTTCCAGTTTGGACCAGAGCCATCACTACCACCTCG GAGGCTGACTACAAGCAAAACCCTCCCACCTCGCCCACCTCCAGCCAAAACAGGCCCAGGAAGACCTCCCCCACCCAGCCTTCAGGCCTCAGGCCGATCCCATTCAGAATCATGGGAAGCTTCACCAAAACCCCAGGCACAGAAGCCCCACAGGAAAGGACCCGTCTTACCTCCAAGGCCCAGCCCAGGCCATCGACTCTACAACAATTACACT CTTCAACTTCCTCATGCGATTGCTGCCTTTGACTACAATGGGAATAATACAGGAGAACTGTCATTTCAG AAAAATGAAGTCCTTCTGCTGCTAGAGGAGATTGACCACAATACGTTCGAGTGCCAAGTTGGAGACACCAGAGGCAGAGTCCACATGTCTCGCATGAAGATCATAACTCCTCTTGCCTCCGTCTCAAACATGTCCCCACCACAG GGTGCCGGTCCAGCTGGTTCCGGTGGAGATGGTTATGGGTTTAATGTGCAGGCCATACATGACTTCATTCCAG AGGGTCCAGGAGAGCTGGGTCTGAGAGCAGGAGATGTTGTGACCATGGTGGAGCAGGTGGACAGTGAGTGGTACAGAGGCTCTTGCAGCGGATCTACTGGTTTCTTTCCCATCAATTATGTTAAAGTCCTG TCAAATTCACCAAAACCCCTCCCTGAACGGAAAGCGAAGCCACCACCTGCAACAGTCAG TGGTCCGAGATGCGTGGCGAGGTTCGACTTCGAGGGGGAGCACAGTGATGAGCTGTCGTTCTCTGAGGGGGATGTGATCCAGCTGCAGGAGTTCATTGGACAGGACTGGGCTCGAGGACAGATCGGTGTCTTTACTGGTGTCTTCCCTCTTAACTTCGTAGAGGTCATTGAAGATCTGCCTCCACCTCCAAGTCAGCAGCACCAGTCCACCAGGATATCACTGCCTG GCATGGCTACTTCTCCGAGTACACACCCTCAAGTTGCCAAACCTGCTCAG ACGCCTCAGTCCAGTGTGGAGTGGGCGGTGGCTCTGTATGACTTTGCTGGGAAGTCAGACAACGACCTGTCCTTTCAACAGGGCGACTGCATCCTGATCACCCAGCATATTGACGCAGAGTGGAGCTGCGGCCAGCTCAACGGCAGAGAGGGCATGTTCCCCAGGGCTTTTGTTGAGAGCAGCACAG GCCAGCAGTCATCTGATAACCAGCAGAAtgtagctgctgctggtggtggtagAGCCAGGGCTTTGTTTGACTTCACATCAGACTGCGAGGAGGAGCTCTCTCTGAAG GTTGGGGATATTATAACCAGTCTGGAGTCCGTTGATGAAGAATGGTTCCTGGGTGATTTGAGAGGGAAACGGGCCCTGGTTCCTAAAAACTATGTGCAAGTACTGGGATAA
- the sh3d19 gene encoding SH3 domain-containing protein 19 isoform X1, with protein MAEARREEEGEGERRELRDVRNRSQTTDHPERTKPDHLHSSQGPLSSIRAAIKRTRTNAQSHHPRERRRPEITIVSAEPLASNNWFSGTSEIFPPPPQSGWSAGIQAVTQPPPSYEQVIEEKTQEEHIVKPTAAPRRTTCTTTSATQTDPVREDPSQTAPQSAGKRPAGKKPQKPPRPSLPKSVERKQAAETVAPTDEKVGTNTTVSTNTEDQSDSKSDVKQPNQADSTHTCTRSVTVHWDIPTKHLSATAAETIPSSSDSELGQRPVPLPRTKSRKQATTEEVKVQTLVKLSENCDSAQSDPEDVSSNKYLKELLEVFSADNECEEDGDTVNQSDEALQGEDADKMNTNHSQSNIQARIRAFESSAKEGNVVEPAKPEPRPRKPTDRPPVAAKPFVPLKPQFNHSIDDGNQNVSSTNIPQNPTLAPRPQPLKKPVGSVKEELETLLNQTAIPNRSRPSVLTRANSIYEEASPVLPTPPVRPFKEPLKPNLNINNHNSTSMFGENEYGGSPSNHIPVKPQHNVDSNGGSFNRQSLTRRPTTIRIPSRTGSLSDNFQDSPPPLPPQKPIGYLNTPVNHKQNLTPILNFQESFQFGPEPSLPPRRLTTSKTLPPRPPPAKTGPGRPPPPSLQASGRSHSESWEASPKPQAQKPHRKGPVLPPRPSPGHRLYNNYTLQLPHAIAAFDYNGNNTGELSFQKNEVLLLLEEIDHNTFECQVGDTRGRVHMSRMKIITPLASVSNMSPPQGAGPAGSGGDGYGFNVQAIHDFIPEGPGELGLRAGDVVTMVEQVDSEWYRGSCSGSTGFFPINYVKVLSNSPKPLPERKAKPPPATVSGPRCVARFDFEGEHSDELSFSEGDVIQLQEFIGQDWARGQIGVFTGVFPLNFVEVIEDLPPPPSQQHQSTRISLPGMATSPSTHPQVAKPAQTPQSSVEWAVALYDFAGKSDNDLSFQQGDCILITQHIDAEWSCGQLNGREGMFPRAFVESSTAGQQSSDNQQNVAAAGGGRARALFDFTSDCEEELSLKVGDIITSLESVDEEWFLGDLRGKRALVPKNYVQVLG; from the exons ATCATCCTGAAAGAACCAAGCCAGATCACTTACATTCTAG CCAAGGACCTCTGTCTTCTATACGAGCTGCTATCAAACGAA CAAGGACAAACGCTCAGAGTCACCATCCCAGAGAGAgaag GCGACCAGAGATCACCATCGTCTCAGCAGAACCTCTGGCCAGTAACAACTGGTTCTCAGGAACCTCTGAgattttccctcctcctcctcagtcagGCTGGTCTGCAGGGATCCAGGCTGTTACACAG CCCCCACCATCCTATGAGCAGGTGATTGAAGAGAAGACCCAGGAAGAGCACATTGTCAAGCCCACTGCAGCCCCCCGCCGGACCACCTGCACCACCACAAGTGCCACACAGACAGACCCTGTGAGGGAAGACCCCTCGCAGACTGCTCCACAGTCAGCAGGGAAAAGACCTGCTG GTAAAAAGCCACAAAAACCACCAAGACCATCGCTGCCGAAATCAGTGGAAAGAAAACAGGCCGCTGAAACTGTTGCACCCACTGACGAGAAGGTTGGAACAAATACTACAGTATCCACAAACACTGAGGACCAAAGTGACTCAAAGTCAGATGTAAAGCAACCCAACCAAGCAGATTCCACTCACACATGCACCAGATCTGTCACTGTACACTGGGATATTCCTACAAAACATCTttctgccactgctgctgaaaCTATTCCCTCTTCTTCAGACTCAGAACTCGGTCAACGCCCCGTTCCACTTCCTCGTACAAAATCCCGAAAGCAGGCAACTACAGAAGAGGTTAAAGTTCAGACTTTGGTCAAGCTCAGTGAAAATTGTGACAGCGCTCAATCTGATCCAGAGGACGTCTcctcaaataaatatttaaaggaGTTATTGGAGGTCTTTAGTGCAGATAACGAGTGTGAGGAGGACGGTGACACCGTTAACCAATCGGACGAGGCCTTACAAGGTGAAGATGCTGACAAGATGAACACCAACCACAGTCAAAGCAATATCCAGGCCAGGATCCGGGCCTTTGAGAGTAGCGCCAAGGAGGGAAATGTGGTTGAACCAGCCAAACCAGAACCTCGACCTAGGAAGCCGACCGACAGACCTCCAGTTGCTGCTAAACCTTTTGTACCTCTTAAACCTCAGTTTAATCACAGTATAGATGATGGCAATCAAAATGTCTCATCTACAAACATCCCTCAAAACCCTACACTAGCCCCTAGACCTCAGCCCCTGAAGAAACCTGTGGGATCTGTAAAAGAGGAACTAGAGACTTTACTCAACCAGACGGCCATCCCAAACAGATCACGTCCTTCTGTACTGACAAGAGCCAACAGCATCTATGAAGAAGCGTCACCAGTTCTTCCTACACCTCCAGTGAGGCCTTTTAAGGAACCTCTGAAACCCAACCTTAATATAAACAACCACAACTCAACCTCCATGTTCGGAGAGAATGAGTATGGGGGCAGTCCATCAA ATCACATCCCGGTCAAGCCTCAGCATAATGTGGACAGCAATGGAGGCTCTTTCAACAGACAAAGTCTAACACGGAGACCAACCACCATCAGGATCCCCAGCAGAACTGGTTCAT TGTCAGATAATTTTCAGGACAGTCCCCCTCCTCTGCCACCTCAGAAGCCCATAGGCTACCTAAACACCCCAGTGAACCACAAACAAAACCTGACGCCCATCCTCAACTTCCAG GAGTCTTTCCAGTTTGGACCAGAGCCATCACTACCACCTCG GAGGCTGACTACAAGCAAAACCCTCCCACCTCGCCCACCTCCAGCCAAAACAGGCCCAGGAAGACCTCCCCCACCCAGCCTTCAGGCCTCAGGCCGATCCCATTCAGAATCATGGGAAGCTTCACCAAAACCCCAGGCACAGAAGCCCCACAGGAAAGGACCCGTCTTACCTCCAAGGCCCAGCCCAGGCCATCGACTCTACAACAATTACACT CTTCAACTTCCTCATGCGATTGCTGCCTTTGACTACAATGGGAATAATACAGGAGAACTGTCATTTCAG AAAAATGAAGTCCTTCTGCTGCTAGAGGAGATTGACCACAATACGTTCGAGTGCCAAGTTGGAGACACCAGAGGCAGAGTCCACATGTCTCGCATGAAGATCATAACTCCTCTTGCCTCCGTCTCAAACATGTCCCCACCACAG GGTGCCGGTCCAGCTGGTTCCGGTGGAGATGGTTATGGGTTTAATGTGCAGGCCATACATGACTTCATTCCAG AGGGTCCAGGAGAGCTGGGTCTGAGAGCAGGAGATGTTGTGACCATGGTGGAGCAGGTGGACAGTGAGTGGTACAGAGGCTCTTGCAGCGGATCTACTGGTTTCTTTCCCATCAATTATGTTAAAGTCCTG TCAAATTCACCAAAACCCCTCCCTGAACGGAAAGCGAAGCCACCACCTGCAACAGTCAG TGGTCCGAGATGCGTGGCGAGGTTCGACTTCGAGGGGGAGCACAGTGATGAGCTGTCGTTCTCTGAGGGGGATGTGATCCAGCTGCAGGAGTTCATTGGACAGGACTGGGCTCGAGGACAGATCGGTGTCTTTACTGGTGTCTTCCCTCTTAACTTCGTAGAGGTCATTGAAGATCTGCCTCCACCTCCAAGTCAGCAGCACCAGTCCACCAGGATATCACTGCCTG GCATGGCTACTTCTCCGAGTACACACCCTCAAGTTGCCAAACCTGCTCAG ACGCCTCAGTCCAGTGTGGAGTGGGCGGTGGCTCTGTATGACTTTGCTGGGAAGTCAGACAACGACCTGTCCTTTCAACAGGGCGACTGCATCCTGATCACCCAGCATATTGACGCAGAGTGGAGCTGCGGCCAGCTCAACGGCAGAGAGGGCATGTTCCCCAGGGCTTTTGTTGAGAGCAGCACAG CAGGCCAGCAGTCATCTGATAACCAGCAGAAtgtagctgctgctggtggtggtagAGCCAGGGCTTTGTTTGACTTCACATCAGACTGCGAGGAGGAGCTCTCTCTGAAG GTTGGGGATATTATAACCAGTCTGGAGTCCGTTGATGAAGAATGGTTCCTGGGTGATTTGAGAGGGAAACGGGCCCTGGTTCCTAAAAACTATGTGCAAGTACTGGGATAA
- the sh3d19 gene encoding SH3 domain-containing protein 19 isoform X3, which produces MAEARREEEGEGERRELRDVRNRSQTTDHPERTKPDHLHSSQGPLSSIRAAIKRTRTNAQSHHPRERRRPEITIVSAEPLASNNWFSGTSEIFPPPPQSGWSAGIQAVTQVIEEKTQEEHIVKPTAAPRRTTCTTTSATQTDPVREDPSQTAPQSAGKRPAGKKPQKPPRPSLPKSVERKQAAETVAPTDEKVGTNTTVSTNTEDQSDSKSDVKQPNQADSTHTCTRSVTVHWDIPTKHLSATAAETIPSSSDSELGQRPVPLPRTKSRKQATTEEVKVQTLVKLSENCDSAQSDPEDVSSNKYLKELLEVFSADNECEEDGDTVNQSDEALQGEDADKMNTNHSQSNIQARIRAFESSAKEGNVVEPAKPEPRPRKPTDRPPVAAKPFVPLKPQFNHSIDDGNQNVSSTNIPQNPTLAPRPQPLKKPVGSVKEELETLLNQTAIPNRSRPSVLTRANSIYEEASPVLPTPPVRPFKEPLKPNLNINNHNSTSMFGENEYGGSPSNHIPVKPQHNVDSNGGSFNRQSLTRRPTTIRIPSRTGSLSDNFQDSPPPLPPQKPIGYLNTPVNHKQNLTPILNFQESFQFGPEPSLPPRRLTTSKTLPPRPPPAKTGPGRPPPPSLQASGRSHSESWEASPKPQAQKPHRKGPVLPPRPSPGHRLYNNYTLQLPHAIAAFDYNGNNTGELSFQKNEVLLLLEEIDHNTFECQVGDTRGRVHMSRMKIITPLASVSNMSPPQGAGPAGSGGDGYGFNVQAIHDFIPEGPGELGLRAGDVVTMVEQVDSEWYRGSCSGSTGFFPINYVKVLSNSPKPLPERKAKPPPATVSGPRCVARFDFEGEHSDELSFSEGDVIQLQEFIGQDWARGQIGVFTGVFPLNFVEVIEDLPPPPSQQHQSTRISLPGMATSPSTHPQVAKPAQTPQSSVEWAVALYDFAGKSDNDLSFQQGDCILITQHIDAEWSCGQLNGREGMFPRAFVESSTAGQQSSDNQQNVAAAGGGRARALFDFTSDCEEELSLKVGDIITSLESVDEEWFLGDLRGKRALVPKNYVQVLG; this is translated from the exons ATCATCCTGAAAGAACCAAGCCAGATCACTTACATTCTAG CCAAGGACCTCTGTCTTCTATACGAGCTGCTATCAAACGAA CAAGGACAAACGCTCAGAGTCACCATCCCAGAGAGAgaag GCGACCAGAGATCACCATCGTCTCAGCAGAACCTCTGGCCAGTAACAACTGGTTCTCAGGAACCTCTGAgattttccctcctcctcctcagtcagGCTGGTCTGCAGGGATCCAGGCTGTTACACAG GTGATTGAAGAGAAGACCCAGGAAGAGCACATTGTCAAGCCCACTGCAGCCCCCCGCCGGACCACCTGCACCACCACAAGTGCCACACAGACAGACCCTGTGAGGGAAGACCCCTCGCAGACTGCTCCACAGTCAGCAGGGAAAAGACCTGCTG GTAAAAAGCCACAAAAACCACCAAGACCATCGCTGCCGAAATCAGTGGAAAGAAAACAGGCCGCTGAAACTGTTGCACCCACTGACGAGAAGGTTGGAACAAATACTACAGTATCCACAAACACTGAGGACCAAAGTGACTCAAAGTCAGATGTAAAGCAACCCAACCAAGCAGATTCCACTCACACATGCACCAGATCTGTCACTGTACACTGGGATATTCCTACAAAACATCTttctgccactgctgctgaaaCTATTCCCTCTTCTTCAGACTCAGAACTCGGTCAACGCCCCGTTCCACTTCCTCGTACAAAATCCCGAAAGCAGGCAACTACAGAAGAGGTTAAAGTTCAGACTTTGGTCAAGCTCAGTGAAAATTGTGACAGCGCTCAATCTGATCCAGAGGACGTCTcctcaaataaatatttaaaggaGTTATTGGAGGTCTTTAGTGCAGATAACGAGTGTGAGGAGGACGGTGACACCGTTAACCAATCGGACGAGGCCTTACAAGGTGAAGATGCTGACAAGATGAACACCAACCACAGTCAAAGCAATATCCAGGCCAGGATCCGGGCCTTTGAGAGTAGCGCCAAGGAGGGAAATGTGGTTGAACCAGCCAAACCAGAACCTCGACCTAGGAAGCCGACCGACAGACCTCCAGTTGCTGCTAAACCTTTTGTACCTCTTAAACCTCAGTTTAATCACAGTATAGATGATGGCAATCAAAATGTCTCATCTACAAACATCCCTCAAAACCCTACACTAGCCCCTAGACCTCAGCCCCTGAAGAAACCTGTGGGATCTGTAAAAGAGGAACTAGAGACTTTACTCAACCAGACGGCCATCCCAAACAGATCACGTCCTTCTGTACTGACAAGAGCCAACAGCATCTATGAAGAAGCGTCACCAGTTCTTCCTACACCTCCAGTGAGGCCTTTTAAGGAACCTCTGAAACCCAACCTTAATATAAACAACCACAACTCAACCTCCATGTTCGGAGAGAATGAGTATGGGGGCAGTCCATCAA ATCACATCCCGGTCAAGCCTCAGCATAATGTGGACAGCAATGGAGGCTCTTTCAACAGACAAAGTCTAACACGGAGACCAACCACCATCAGGATCCCCAGCAGAACTGGTTCAT TGTCAGATAATTTTCAGGACAGTCCCCCTCCTCTGCCACCTCAGAAGCCCATAGGCTACCTAAACACCCCAGTGAACCACAAACAAAACCTGACGCCCATCCTCAACTTCCAG GAGTCTTTCCAGTTTGGACCAGAGCCATCACTACCACCTCG GAGGCTGACTACAAGCAAAACCCTCCCACCTCGCCCACCTCCAGCCAAAACAGGCCCAGGAAGACCTCCCCCACCCAGCCTTCAGGCCTCAGGCCGATCCCATTCAGAATCATGGGAAGCTTCACCAAAACCCCAGGCACAGAAGCCCCACAGGAAAGGACCCGTCTTACCTCCAAGGCCCAGCCCAGGCCATCGACTCTACAACAATTACACT CTTCAACTTCCTCATGCGATTGCTGCCTTTGACTACAATGGGAATAATACAGGAGAACTGTCATTTCAG AAAAATGAAGTCCTTCTGCTGCTAGAGGAGATTGACCACAATACGTTCGAGTGCCAAGTTGGAGACACCAGAGGCAGAGTCCACATGTCTCGCATGAAGATCATAACTCCTCTTGCCTCCGTCTCAAACATGTCCCCACCACAG GGTGCCGGTCCAGCTGGTTCCGGTGGAGATGGTTATGGGTTTAATGTGCAGGCCATACATGACTTCATTCCAG AGGGTCCAGGAGAGCTGGGTCTGAGAGCAGGAGATGTTGTGACCATGGTGGAGCAGGTGGACAGTGAGTGGTACAGAGGCTCTTGCAGCGGATCTACTGGTTTCTTTCCCATCAATTATGTTAAAGTCCTG TCAAATTCACCAAAACCCCTCCCTGAACGGAAAGCGAAGCCACCACCTGCAACAGTCAG TGGTCCGAGATGCGTGGCGAGGTTCGACTTCGAGGGGGAGCACAGTGATGAGCTGTCGTTCTCTGAGGGGGATGTGATCCAGCTGCAGGAGTTCATTGGACAGGACTGGGCTCGAGGACAGATCGGTGTCTTTACTGGTGTCTTCCCTCTTAACTTCGTAGAGGTCATTGAAGATCTGCCTCCACCTCCAAGTCAGCAGCACCAGTCCACCAGGATATCACTGCCTG GCATGGCTACTTCTCCGAGTACACACCCTCAAGTTGCCAAACCTGCTCAG ACGCCTCAGTCCAGTGTGGAGTGGGCGGTGGCTCTGTATGACTTTGCTGGGAAGTCAGACAACGACCTGTCCTTTCAACAGGGCGACTGCATCCTGATCACCCAGCATATTGACGCAGAGTGGAGCTGCGGCCAGCTCAACGGCAGAGAGGGCATGTTCCCCAGGGCTTTTGTTGAGAGCAGCACAG CAGGCCAGCAGTCATCTGATAACCAGCAGAAtgtagctgctgctggtggtggtagAGCCAGGGCTTTGTTTGACTTCACATCAGACTGCGAGGAGGAGCTCTCTCTGAAG GTTGGGGATATTATAACCAGTCTGGAGTCCGTTGATGAAGAATGGTTCCTGGGTGATTTGAGAGGGAAACGGGCCCTGGTTCCTAAAAACTATGTGCAAGTACTGGGATAA
- the rps3a gene encoding 40S ribosomal protein S3a: MAVGKNKRLTKGGKKGAKKKIVDPFSKKDWYDVKAPAMFNIRNLGKTLVTRTQGTRIASDGLKGRVFEVSLADLQNDEVAFRKFKLITEDVQGKNCLTNFHGMDLTRDKMCSMVKKWQTMIEAHVDVKTTDGYLLRLFCVGFTKKRTNQIRKTSYAQHQQVRQIRKKMMEIMTREVQTNDLKEVVNKLIPDSVGKDIEKACQSIYPLHDVYVRKVKMLKKPKFELGKLMELHGEGGAGSAAKASGDDTGAKVERADGYEPPIQETV; this comes from the exons ATGGCAGTCGGCAAGAATAAGAGGCTGACCAAAGGCGGCAAAAAAGGTGCCAAAAAGAAGAT TGTGGACCCTTTTTCCAAGAAGGACTGGTATGATGTCAAGGCACCAGCCATGTTCAACATCCGCAATCTTGGCAAGACCTTGGTCACCAGGACTCAGGGAACCA GAATCGCCTCGGATGGTCTTAAGGGACGTGTGTTCGAGGTGAGTCTCGCTGACCTCCAGAACGATGAGGTGGCCTTCCGCAAGTTCAAGCTCATCACTGAGGATGTTCAGGGCAAGAACTGCCTCACCAACTTCCACGGCATGGACCTGACCCGCGACAAGATGTGCTCCATGGTCAAGAAGTGGCAG ACCATGATTGAAGCCCATGTGGATGTGAAGACCACCGACGGCTACCTTCTGCGTCTGTTCTGCGTGGGTTTCACAAAGAAGCGCACCAACCAGATCAGAAAGACCTCCTATGCCCAGCACCAGCAGGTCCGCCAAATCCGCAAGAAGATGATGGAGATCATGACCCGTGAGGTTCAGACCAACGACCTGAAGGAAGTTGTCAACAAGCT GATCCCTGACAGTGTTGGCAAGGACATTGAGAAGGCCTGTCAGTCCATCTACCCTCTACATGACGTCTACGTCCGCAAGGTCAAGATGCTTAAGAAGCCCAAATTTGAGT TGGGCAAACTGATGGAGCTCCACGGTGAGGGTGGTGCCGGCAGTGCTGCAAAGGCATCTGGTGATGACACTGGAGCCAAGGTGGAGAGGGCTGATGGTTATGAGCCCCCCATCCAGGAGACAGTTTAA